The genome window GTGGCCCCGCTTCAAATGGAAGACCTGCACCTCGCGGCCGCCCAGATACATACGCATCTCGCGGTCGAAGGTGATGTTGGGGGCCGGTATGTCCGAGAGCTTCATTGCGCGCGCGCTCTCGAGATTCTTCTTAGCGGTGTCGAGTTGTGTGCGCAGCGCGGCCAGGTCCTTCGACTGAGGATCGTCTTTCTCCAGCTTGTCTATCCGCGACTGTAGCCCCTCGATCTGGCGCGGCGCATTGGCAATCGTCTCCTGCGGCGCGGCGAGCATGTGCTTGCGCACGTTATCGTGAGCGACGATCGTCGTCATCTTGATAAAAAACGCGTTGCCGCCCGTATGATCGCCGTGGTGATGTGTGTTGATCAGAAAGCGGATCGGTTTCGCCGTTACGGATTTGATTTGCTCGGCGATGCCGGGGGCAAGATCCGCAAATTGATCGTCGATGACAACTACGCCTTCATCGGTCACAGCGAAGCCGATGTTGCCTCCGCGTCCGTACAGCGCGTAAGTGTCGTCGGCGAGCTTCTTGAGGGTGAACGGTCCTTTGTCCTGCGGGGCCGCCGGATCGTGGGCGAAGCTGCGCCCGCAGATCAGGAGCACAGTTGCAATAAGAGCTAAGGGGGCGAGTTTCCTCACGGTGTCCACCTCGATGTTTATCGTTAGCGAATAGAAGCAGCTTGGAAAAGGCGCGGCTCAGGTCGGGCCGCGCCCCTAAGAAAGTCCTGGTCCTGAATCAGCGGCGCACGCGAGGCGCGTTTACGGCTTCTTCTCAGGCGGTGTTGCATGAGGGTCTTTGTGGTCGTGTGCCGCCAGGTACGGCACCTTGGTGTCAGCGGTCACTCGTGCTTTTCCATAGCGGGCTTCGAAGGTGAAGACGTCGGCTCCGTTCTCAGGCCTCAGGTCGAAGCTCAAAAAGTTCACCACGGGTCCGTCTTCGGCGAACTTCATTGGTATGGATATCTCTTTACCACCGCTTGCCAGAATCAGCTTGAAGTTGTCATTTGCGTCAAAGTTTATTCCCATTGTGTAGGAGCCTTTCGGAACCTGCACGCCGGCGATCACCACTTCAAAATCGGTATCGAGCTTGCCGATGGCTTTCCAGAGCCGGTTGAATACGACTAGCGATCTCTCCGCCTTTCTACCATTAAAATTAGTCTCGTTGAAGTGAAGCGATTTGTAGCTCAGCGTGAGCTTGCCCGCCCCTTCGAGCGTAAGCGTGTGTGAGAAATCCTTTGCGACGGTTCGCGGATCGTGCGCCAAAGCGATTGCCGTAAGCAGAATAATCAGCGCGGACGAAAACAGAACTTTCTTCATGTTTAGTCTCCTTCTTTTAACTTTCCACTGTGCTTCGAGGCGTTGACGGAGCGAGGATTATATCTGCTGACCACAAGATGTGACAACGCGGACCAACGGCATCAACTCCGGCGGTGGGAATAAACGTTTACACTTCAGGTTGGGAAGGGGCGGTCTGAGAAGCAGGTCTAGCCACCGATCACGCATGCGTCAGGGGCCGCCTGACCTTTCCACTCCTTCACGAATCCGACTAGCTGCTTTTCAATCTCAGCGTTGCTTTGACGGTTGATTAGCATCCATTTCAACTGGACAAGGATTTCGCTTATGAGCGCAGGGTCCTGAGTGGCGAATACCAGGCGCGTGCCTACTTCCATTTTCATCGCAGGTACGTCGATCGTTTCGAAGCGGGACGGGAACTCGGCTTTGCGCGCTTCCCTGTCCCAGGGTGGCGACAGGATCTGCATGCGCCAGTGCTTTGAGTCCTCGCCGCGTACGATGCCCGATGCGTGATAGGAATCGGTGATTTTTCCTTTCACCCACATGCAATCAGCGCAGTAGGTGTGTTGCACGATGGTGACGACGTAGTCGGGTTCTGTTGCCCCTATCATCCTTGGTTGTCCATCCTTGTTATCCCGGGTAAATTGCGATTCGTCGGAGGGGCCGCCGCCGTATGCCGGTTTATAAGACAGCAGGTGAATACAGTCAACAGTTTCTTTCTGACGATTGCCGTACGTAGCCAAGCTGCTCAGGTCAAACAGTTGACGCGCGTTGATAGCCTAACCTACTATTGATTCTTGCCGACGGACACGGATATCGAGGCATAGCTTAACGCTTGGCTGTCTGCCTGATAGTTGGCCCACGAGAAGAGGAATAAACCATGGGAAGCCTGGGAATGCCAGAGATTATAACGATACTGGTGATCGCGCTGATCATCTTCGGTCCGCGTAAGCTACCCGAGCTCGGAAAGACCCTGGGCAAGAGCCTTGCACAGTTCCGGAAGGCAAGCGAGGACTTCAAGCGCCAATGGGAAGATGAAGTGGAGATCGAGCGCCATCGGATCGAGGCGCCGCGCCCGGAGGCTGTTGAACACGCGGGTTATTCCGAGCCTGCTTCAACTGACGTCCAAGAGATACAAACAAGTGAAGGCGAGGAGCCAAACACAAGCGCACCAGAAGAGCCCTCGCTTGTCCCAACTGCCGCCGAGATGCCGGTGACCGCTCACCACGAAGAGGCTGCCGCGAAGGAAACCAAGCACGATTGGATGTAGCATAGACTTGAGTCTGTGTTTGCGTTAGCTCGGGAGCGAAATCGCAGGGCACAGACTAAAGTCTATGCTACTGCTCACTATGGCCACCTACACCGAAGCGTACGATGAACCGTTGAGCGAAGAAGGAACGATGTCGTTCCTGGACCACCTCGACGAGCTCCGCAAACGGTTAATTCGCAGCGCGCTCTTCATTGCAATCGCGTTCGTCGTTTGCTGGGTTTTCTCCGACAAGATTTACAACTTTCTACAAGTGCCCGTTCGGGCGGCGATGCTCGAGGCAAAGCGTCAGTATGCCCCGGAGCTTGCCGGGACTGCGCTCGCGCTTTCAGACTTGCCGGACGGCACTGAGGTAATCTTCCCTTTGCCAACCGAAGCCAAGCTTGGCGATGTCCTGATCGGTGCGGGAAACACGGTGCCGGCCAGAGTAAAGCGTGAGCCCGATGGGACCACACAACTGGTTACCAGCAGTTATTGGTTGATAGATGACCGGACGGTTGTTGAGAAGGAGACGGTCATCCCGCGGGCGCTCTATCAATCGTCCAACGCGATGATGGGCCGCGACAATCAGCTTGTGGTGGCGACCGTGCAAGGCGCGTTCAACCTGTACATCAAAGTAGCGTTCTACGCGGCTGTCTTTTTCGCTGTGCCCTTTCTGCTGGTGCAGATTTGGGGATTCGTGGCGCCGGGTCTTTATCCACACGAGAAAGGTTACGCGGCGCCGATAATCATCATGGCTTCGTTGTTCTTCCTGTTGGGGTGCGCATTCGCTTATTACGTTGCTTTTCCACGCGCGGCGAATTTTCTGCTCGGTGTTGCCGCGGGTGGAAATCTCAGACCGCTGGTGACAGCGGACGAGTATTTTGACCTGATCATAGTGATCATGCTTGGGCTCGGGGTGGTGTTCGAGATCCCGACTATTACATTTTTCGGGTCGCGCCTGGGGCTGGTGTCGCCCGGTCTGCTTTTGAGGGTTTGGCGTTACGCAACAGTAGTCATCCTGATCCTCGCGGCGGTGCTGTCTCCGACCACGGACATTCCGAACCTGCTGGTGTTCGCCGCGCCGATGCTTATCCTGTATTTCGTGAGCGTCCTCATAGCCTGGGTCTTTCACCGGCGGCGCCAAACCGAGAAGGAATACCTGGCTTCGGAGCGCAAGAGAAAGGGAGATTAGCATTCATAGTTTGGCATAGTGTGACACAGTCTGGGCGCGGATGTGCCCGGATGTGCAAATGATAGGGAAGCGCTCAGCGTTGGTCGCGTGAACTTGACCTCACGGAGCACGCTACGTAGACTTGAGCTTCAGTTGAACTTAAGCGCTCACCCTTATGCGCCTTGGTGGGAACCTGTTTGTAAGCAAAAGGAGTACTGGTTATGAAGCGGGATGTCAGTCTCTTCGAAAGAATCGTCGGCGTCCTGATGATGCTGATATTGTGGGCCGGAATAATCCCCAGCGCGCTCGCTCAGGATAAGAAGCAGGCGGCTAAGGACCGCAATGAACAGAAGCGAAAGGACGAGCTGAAAAGCGTCTATAAAAGATGGCTCGACGAAGATGTCCAGTACATAATAACCGACGAGGAGCGAAAGGCGTTCAAGGCGCTCAAGACCGACGAGGAGCGCGATCAGTTCATCGAGCAGTTCTGGCTACGCCGCGATCCCGATCCCGACACTCCTGAGAACGAATACAAGGAACAGTACTTTGAGCGCATTCAGTACGCTAATGAAAAGTTTTCATCAGGCATCGCAGGCTGGCGCACTGACCGCGGCCGCATTTACATAATGTTCGGCAAGCCCGATGGGCTGGAGTCTCACCCGTCGGGAGGCTCGTACAACCGGCCTTCCTGGGAGGGTGGCGGTTCGACTTCAACGTTTCCGTTCGAGACGTGGTGGTATCGCTACATCGAAGGCATCGGCTCGGACATCGAGATTGAGTTCGTCGATCCTTCAGGCTCGGGCGAGTACCGAATCGCGCAAAGCCCCAACGAAAAAGACGCCCTGTTTCATGTGCCGGGGGCGGGACTCACGCTGGCCGAGAGTCTTGGAATGTCAAACAAGACCGACCGCATTACCGGGATGAGCTCGTCTGGCGGCAGCGGAATGTTTGGCGGCGGAAGAGCGAAGGACCAGCCCTTCGAGAAGCTGCAACTGCTGGCTGATCTGCAGCGCGCGCCCGCAATCAAGTTTCCTGATCTCCGGGTCACGGCTGATCTTCCCGAGATTGCTTCCGACATCCTGCCGTTCAGCGTTCGCACAGACTTCTTCCGGATAGGCAGCGAATCAGTCGCAATTTCGTTCACGATGCAGTTCGACCATGCCGACCTCGCCTTCAAGAATCAGGGTGGGATCTACTCAGGTCAGGTCAATATCTTCGCAAGGCTGACAGGGCTTTCCGGCCGGCGCGCCGGGAACTTTGAAGACGTCGTGCAAACTGCGAGGTACAGCGATGAGCAGTTGCCGGCAGCTCAAACTCAGCGTTCGGTCTACCAGAAGAATGTGGTGCTACCGCCGGGCCGCTACAAGCTAGACGTGGTCGCTCGCGACACGGTCAGCGGGAAGACGGGCATCCTGCACCACTCGTTCGAGGTGCCGCGATATCAAGAGAAGCAGTTCGCCACCAGTACGTTGATCCTGGCCGCGTCGATCGACAAGTTGGACAACCGATCGATCGCCTCGGGACAGTTCGTGCTCGGCGGCTACAAAGTCAAGCCTATGGTCAGCGGTATCTATAAGCCCGGTCAGAATCTGGCGTTGTTCCTTCAGGTCTATGACGCTGACATGGATCAGGCGACGCTGCAGCCGGCTATCAGAGTCGAGTACACTGTCTCGAAGGGCGGACAGGAGCTGTTTCGCGTCGTCGAAGACGGAAAGACCCAGATGGGCATCATTGATATGAAGGGCCAGCAATTGGTCATTGCGCGAGCGATCCCGCTTCAAGACAAGCTGGCGGAACCGGGCACCTACACCGTAACCGCCAGGATCACTGATCTGGTCTCCCAAAAGGTCCTGACACCGCAAGCTGTTTACACAGTCGTCAGTAAATAGTCGCTCGTTTTACAAGTGGTGACATCAAAGCCGGGCTCTCGCCGTGAAGTCCGGCTTTTTTGCGTAGTAGCATGGACTTTAAAGGTTCGGGGTTTCGGGTTCGGGTTTCGGGTACAGGGCTTCGCGTTATGAGTTCACGCCCTGACCTCGCAACCCGGAGCTACGAACCCGGAACCGGGTTGTGCACACCGACTAAAGTCCTATATATGCTACGCCGCTCTCTGAATCATCTTTTCGTTTCGAAGACCGATTGCTATCATCTTTTGTCGAATCGAAGAGAATCGGCTGAAAGCATTATGAATTTTTCAATCAATCCATTTACCGAAGACCTGGCGGTCGATCTGGGAACGGTGCACACGTTTATATATGGGCGTGGTCGTGGGATGGTGGTTAACGAGCCGTCGCTGGTCGCCATCGACAAAGTCTCCGGCGAGGTTATAGCCGTGGGAAACGAGGCGCTGGAGATGCTGGGACGCTCACCCGAAGACGTCGAGGTGGTTTATCCGATGCAGGATGGAGTGGTCGCCGATTCGGAGCTGACCCAGACGATGCTCAAGAAGTTCATCCGCAAAGCGCGCGGCGGCCGCGCACGGTTCTCGCGCCGGATAATTCAGAGCGTGCCGGCCGGCATAACTTCGGTTGAGCGCTTCGCCATTCGTGACGTTGTTAAGGGAATCGGAGCAACCCGCGTCTACCTGGTCGAAGAAGGGCTGGCGGCCGCGATCGGCGCGAAGCTGCCAGCGGCGGAAATGCAAGCGTCGATGGTTGTCGACATCGGCGGCGCCACCACCTCGATCGCAGTCGTCGCGAATGCCGGAATCGTCGAATCGGAGACGCTTCGAACAGGCGGGCTCGATATGGACCGCGCTATTACCGACTATATCAAGCATGAGCGTCGAGTGCTGATTGGCGAACGCACCGCCGAACGGTTGAAGATCGTTCTAGGCTCGGCAATCGATCCGATCGAAGATCACAAGAGCAACGTCAAAGGTCAAAATGTCACCGAAGGCGGGCCTGAAATGATCGAGGTTTCATCGTTCGAGGTGCACCACGCCATCGAACCGATCGTCAAGCAAATCGTCGAGAAGGTTCGAGAGGTTCTCGAACGCATACCGCCAGAGGTCGCAGGCGACATACACGACACGGGACTCGTGCTCACGGGCGGCATAGCATTGCTGGCGGGAATGGACGCTCGCCTGAGCCAGGCGACGAAGCTTCACGTAGCGGTTGCCGAAAGCCCGCGGCAGTCCGTGGGCCGAGGCCTGGTTGCGTTGTATGACCAGCCGCTGCTGCTTCGACGCGTCTCTCGAAATATCGACCTCGCGTGATTCTAGTTTGGATCGACTTGATCCTGGCTTCAAACTAACCGCACATAAGAATGCCTCTCTGATGTGCTAGTAGCCTGAAACATGCGCCTCACTAGTCAAGGAGGGGTATCCGCGCAAATCCGCCGAATCAGTGTCATCCGTGGTCTATGAGTTCGTAAGAATCGCATTGCCAGTGCCGCATAGACCACGGATGACACTGATTTGACGGATTCGCACTGATTTCGAACCATTTGATCGCTAGCGAAACGGCTGTAACAAGCCTGACGCTATCCCGACGTATTCAAGCTCCAGGTTCGACGGAGCTTGCATCAAGCTGAACATCCGCGCAAACATGTGACAGGCTTGGAATGATTGGTCGCCCATTGAGATGAATCGTCTTGGCAACCGAATGGAAGGAGACATAGACATGTCCAGAGAACGCAGACCGCTCACGGATGTGAGCGCGAAGACAGGCAGCGCCCATCCGATGAGCAAGGCGTCCGAGCTGGCAGCGCTTCTGGAGGCTCATCGCGGCGAACGTCACGCAATCGTGATGCAGGACTACCCCGATCCGGACGCAATCTCAGCCGCATGGGCGCATAAGCTGATTGCCGCAAGGTTCGGTATTGACTGTGACATTATCTACGAAGGTCGAATAAGCCATCAGGAAAACCTCGCACTGGTACAACTGACCGAGTTGGAGATGGTCAGGTACATCGAGGGTTACAACCTCGAACAGTACCACGGCACGGTGTTCGTCGATAATCAGGGTACAACTGCGGCGCTCACCGACCGCTTCACCGCCGCGAGAGTGAAGCCGGTCGTGATCGTCGACCATCACGAGAAGCAGGACCGGATTGAGGCGGAATTCACCGACATACGGCAGATCGGCGCCACCGCTACGATCTACACCGAATACATGCGCGAAGGTCTGCTCGAGCTGAAGAAGAGCGAACCCAGCCACGTGAAGCTGGCAACCGCGCTCATGCACGGCATTCGCAGCGAAACCTCGGGGCTGATCCGCGCGCGCGCGGAAGAGCTGGAGGCGGCGAGCTTCCTCAGCCGCTTCGCGGACTCGTCGCTGCTCGAAGACATCCTCTCGGTTAAGCGCTCGAAGCAAGTGATGGACGTGATTCGCCTGGCGCTCGAGAATCGCGAGATCCGCGACAGCTACTCGATATCAGGCGTGGGCTTCCTCAGGAGCGAAGATCGAGACTCGATCCCGCAAGCCGCCGACTTCCTGCTCACCGAAGAGAACGTACACACCGCCATCGTTTATGGAATCATCCTCAAGGGCGATCGCGAGATGGTAGTTGGCTCGATGAGAACAAACAAAGTGACTCTGAATCCGGACGAGTTTCTCAAAGAAGCTTTAGGTACGACCGAGGCGGGACGTTACTACGGCGGCGGCCGGCGGGGCGCGGGCGGGTTCGAAATCCCGATTGGATTTTTGGCTGCAATCAAAGACGACGAGCTCGTACGCATGAAGTGGCGGCTCCACAACGAGCTGATCAAGAGGAAGCTGCTTGAGAAGATCGGGGTTGCGACGCCGCCGATCAGAAATGAAGCGCCGCGCACTGAGACGGGCGCGCTGCCTACGGGCGGACTTCGCGCGGAAGAACCTTAGATTCGCAGGATCGCTGGTAGTGCCCCCATTCAATCAGGACACTACCGGATCGCAGATTCGTAAAAAGAATCGTTGCGAGTTTGAAGACAGTCGTGCGTCTCTAGTAACCCACGATATGCGGTTACCTATTGCGGCGATTACGATAGTGCCTTCGGTTCCTGTGCCGCTGGACGACGTAGCCGCCACCAGCTCCCACTCCCGCTCCTATCGCGGCACCCTTCTTTCCGCCAATTAACCCGCCTGCCACTGCACCGGCGACTCCGCCGATAACCGCGCCCTTCGTCTTGCTGTGGTGATGGCGGTACGGACGGCGGTGCGCGAAGCTATCCGAGACCGCGGTGAATACTAGAAAAACTGCAATCAACAGCATTGCAATCATGTTCTTCTTTCTAACAGTCTGTATCATTATCATCCTCCGAACGTATACTGATGCGACGACGGCGCCGTCCTTCCTTAAGAAAAAGCACCGCTGCCGGAGATAGATCAATCCGCGTTCCACAAGCGTCGAGTCGAGCGGCAAGAACCACAGAGTTTCAACGAGACAGTCAACCGTTGCAATGCTGACTCTTCGCTTGTAGCATAGAGCCATTCATCGGAGAAACGAATGTCGAAGCGCATGAATCGCCGTCAGTTCATTCAGGAAATCGGCTTAAGCGCTGCTGCGTTGGCGCTCGCACCTGGCATAGCTCGCGCCAAGCGGCGCGGCGGCATCAAGCTGATGGGAGCACCCAAGAGCGTCGTCGTGCTTGGCGGCGGACTGGCGGGGCTTGCGGCTGGTTTCGAGTTGAAGCGCGCGGGACACAGCGTCACCATTCTTGAAGCTCGCAAATTCCCGGGCGGCCGTGTGCAGACTATTCGAGACTTCGACGGCGGGCAGTACGCCGAAGCAGGCGCGCTAAGCTTTCCCGAGTCGCATGAGTTCACCTACGGCTACGCGACAGATTTCGGCCTGCCCTTGCGCCCTGCGACCTCGTTCGGGCTCGACTCGATAGCCAACATTCGCGGCAATCGTTTCCGCGTCAACTCGACAGGTCCGACCGTCATCCCGTTTCAGCTCACTTCAAGAGAGCGGGCAGCAGGTGTGTATGGGATCATTTCGCTCTACCTCGGCAGCTATATGAGCGAAGTCGGCAATCCGCGAAAACCCAACTGGCCGCCCGACGCTTTAAGATCGATTGACCCCGTTTCTCTGAAACATTTGCTTTCAGATTTGGGCGCCTCGGATGGAGCGATCGACATCATCGAGGCTTCGCAGCTTGGGTTATTGGGGTTTGGCCTCGATTCATTTTCTGCGATGGATGGCGTAGTCACGGAAGCGATCGCCTCCGCTCCGCCCTTCTATGAGATAGTCGACGGCAACGATCAACTGGCGTCGGTGCTCAAGCGCAGAGTCAAAAAGCAATTCAGAAAAGCCTCCGTGGTTACGCGCATAGAGCAAAATGAAAACGGCGTCACCGTGACTTACACCAACGGCGACGGCATTCAAACGATCGCGGCCGACCGCGTCATCTGCACGCTTCCCTTCCCTATCCTGAAGGACATTGAAGTGTCGCCGCCCTTCTCCGACGATAAACGACGCGCTATCGAGGAGCTGAAGCTCACGCCGGTCACCCGCACTTT of Acidobacteriota bacterium contains these proteins:
- a CDS encoding MBL fold metallo-hydrolase, which gives rise to MRKLAPLALIATVLLICGRSFAHDPAAPQDKGPFTLKKLADDTYALYGRGGNIGFAVTDEGVVVIDDQFADLAPGIAEQIKSVTAKPIRFLINTHHHGDHTGGNAFFIKMTTIVAHDNVRKHMLAAPQETIANAPRQIEGLQSRIDKLEKDDPQSKDLAALRTQLDTAKKNLESARAMKLSDIPAPNITFDREMRMYLGGREVQVFHLKRGHTDGDSIVYFPQSKVVHMGDLFFNKVIPVIDRAHGASTAEWTETIDAVIARVDPTSQIIPGHGEVTNVADLKAFKQYLLELRAAVKKAIDQGLTREQALKEVKLEQYSKYTAYEQRFPGNVGTVYDEMKSGQ
- a CDS encoding twin-arginine translocase TatA/TatE family subunit, with the protein product MGSLGMPEIITILVIALIIFGPRKLPELGKTLGKSLAQFRKASEDFKRQWEDEVEIERHRIEAPRPEAVEHAGYSEPASTDVQEIQTSEGEEPNTSAPEEPSLVPTAAEMPVTAHHEEAAAKETKHDWM
- the tatC gene encoding twin-arginine translocase subunit TatC; protein product: MLLLTMATYTEAYDEPLSEEGTMSFLDHLDELRKRLIRSALFIAIAFVVCWVFSDKIYNFLQVPVRAAMLEAKRQYAPELAGTALALSDLPDGTEVIFPLPTEAKLGDVLIGAGNTVPARVKREPDGTTQLVTSSYWLIDDRTVVEKETVIPRALYQSSNAMMGRDNQLVVATVQGAFNLYIKVAFYAAVFFAVPFLLVQIWGFVAPGLYPHEKGYAAPIIIMASLFFLLGCAFAYYVAFPRAANFLLGVAAGGNLRPLVTADEYFDLIIVIMLGLGVVFEIPTITFFGSRLGLVSPGLLLRVWRYATVVILILAAVLSPTTDIPNLLVFAAPMLILYFVSVLIAWVFHRRRQTEKEYLASERKRKGD
- a CDS encoding GWxTD domain-containing protein, with protein sequence MKRDVSLFERIVGVLMMLILWAGIIPSALAQDKKQAAKDRNEQKRKDELKSVYKRWLDEDVQYIITDEERKAFKALKTDEERDQFIEQFWLRRDPDPDTPENEYKEQYFERIQYANEKFSSGIAGWRTDRGRIYIMFGKPDGLESHPSGGSYNRPSWEGGGSTSTFPFETWWYRYIEGIGSDIEIEFVDPSGSGEYRIAQSPNEKDALFHVPGAGLTLAESLGMSNKTDRITGMSSSGGSGMFGGGRAKDQPFEKLQLLADLQRAPAIKFPDLRVTADLPEIASDILPFSVRTDFFRIGSESVAISFTMQFDHADLAFKNQGGIYSGQVNIFARLTGLSGRRAGNFEDVVQTARYSDEQLPAAQTQRSVYQKNVVLPPGRYKLDVVARDTVSGKTGILHHSFEVPRYQEKQFATSTLILAASIDKLDNRSIASGQFVLGGYKVKPMVSGIYKPGQNLALFLQVYDADMDQATLQPAIRVEYTVSKGGQELFRVVEDGKTQMGIIDMKGQQLVIARAIPLQDKLAEPGTYTVTARITDLVSQKVLTPQAVYTVVSK
- a CDS encoding rod shape-determining protein; this translates as MNFSINPFTEDLAVDLGTVHTFIYGRGRGMVVNEPSLVAIDKVSGEVIAVGNEALEMLGRSPEDVEVVYPMQDGVVADSELTQTMLKKFIRKARGGRARFSRRIIQSVPAGITSVERFAIRDVVKGIGATRVYLVEEGLAAAIGAKLPAAEMQASMVVDIGGATTSIAVVANAGIVESETLRTGGLDMDRAITDYIKHERRVLIGERTAERLKIVLGSAIDPIEDHKSNVKGQNVTEGGPEMIEVSSFEVHHAIEPIVKQIVEKVREVLERIPPEVAGDIHDTGLVLTGGIALLAGMDARLSQATKLHVAVAESPRQSVGRGLVALYDQPLLLRRVSRNIDLA
- a CDS encoding bifunctional oligoribonuclease/PAP phosphatase NrnA — its product is MSRERRPLTDVSAKTGSAHPMSKASELAALLEAHRGERHAIVMQDYPDPDAISAAWAHKLIAARFGIDCDIIYEGRISHQENLALVQLTELEMVRYIEGYNLEQYHGTVFVDNQGTTAALTDRFTAARVKPVVIVDHHEKQDRIEAEFTDIRQIGATATIYTEYMREGLLELKKSEPSHVKLATALMHGIRSETSGLIRARAEELEAASFLSRFADSSLLEDILSVKRSKQVMDVIRLALENREIRDSYSISGVGFLRSEDRDSIPQAADFLLTEENVHTAIVYGIILKGDREMVVGSMRTNKVTLNPDEFLKEALGTTEAGRYYGGGRRGAGGFEIPIGFLAAIKDDELVRMKWRLHNELIKRKLLEKIGVATPPIRNEAPRTETGALPTGGLRAEEP
- a CDS encoding YMGG-like glycine zipper-containing protein, with translation MIQTVRKKNMIAMLLIAVFLVFTAVSDSFAHRRPYRHHHSKTKGAVIGGVAGAVAGGLIGGKKGAAIGAGVGAGGGYVVQRHRNRRHYRNRRNR
- a CDS encoding FAD-dependent oxidoreductase, giving the protein MSKRMNRRQFIQEIGLSAAALALAPGIARAKRRGGIKLMGAPKSVVVLGGGLAGLAAGFELKRAGHSVTILEARKFPGGRVQTIRDFDGGQYAEAGALSFPESHEFTYGYATDFGLPLRPATSFGLDSIANIRGNRFRVNSTGPTVIPFQLTSRERAAGVYGIISLYLGSYMSEVGNPRKPNWPPDALRSIDPVSLKHLLSDLGASDGAIDIIEASQLGLLGFGLDSFSAMDGVVTEAIASAPPFYEIVDGNDQLASVLKRRVKKQFRKASVVTRIEQNENGVTVTYTNGDGIQTIAADRVICTLPFPILKDIEVSPPFSDDKRRAIEELKLTPVTRTFLQFRNRVWEQAGLSGYGLSDLPIQNTFSPTLTQEGRRGILTSYTGGQRALDLGAMSESDRQSFVLRQMGNMFNGLDSQYEGGTSHIWHEDKWARGAFAYFEPGQMTTLLPIAQRPEGRIHFAGEHTSAWHGWMNGALESGNRAAEEVNDAESAAFLAVRVIGS